Proteins co-encoded in one Pelodiscus sinensis isolate JC-2024 chromosome 9, ASM4963464v1, whole genome shotgun sequence genomic window:
- the DPH2 gene encoding LOW QUALITY PROTEIN: 2-(3-amino-3-carboxypropyl)histidine synthase subunit 2 (The sequence of the model RefSeq protein was modified relative to this genomic sequence to represent the inferred CDS: deleted 4 bases in 4 codons) — MATLFSSDGAGVVQRALPLGPGARAPPAALAEFYELERAAAFVTASGFRRVALQFPDELLADSAAVAAKMEEATGSKMYILGDTSYGSCCVDEVAAEHVEAEAVVHYGPACLSPCRKLPVLHVFGRQPLDTERCAGAFRELYPDPQSHVVVLSDVVYAHALGELERRLRPEYPHVVFSRPACAEAPACPPGPGLVQQHGRVFALEAGRGLQDYAMFYVGAEGLALTNFILSWNCCPFSSFEPATGHGRHERLSGNRALLRRLYLVERARDARVVGILVGTLGVAGYLSVLERLRDVLHRAGKRSYTLAMGKLSPAKLANFLEVDVFVLVACPQNSLLDSRDFYRPVVTPYELELACNPAREWSSRYVTDFRDLLPGGCAHVGFPSAAPGEGDVPDVSLITGGLRAAGLSSSPAPAASSALACRNPEHALAETSPAASFLESRSWRGLEQQLGQTPVAKAVPGRRGVAIAYEDEACGVTLALGGLP, encoded by the exons ATGGCGACGCTGTTCAGCAGTGATGGGGCCGGGGTGGTCCAGCGGGCTCTGCCCCTGGGGCCGGGCGCCAGGGCCCCCCCCGCGGCGCTGGCCGAGTTCTACGAGCTGGAGCGCGCCGCCGCCTTCGTCACCGCCAGCGGCTTTCGCAGG GTGGCCCTGCAGTTCCCCGACGAGCTCCTGGCAGATTCAGCCGCCGTCGCCGCTAAGATGGAAGAGGCGACCGGCTCCAAAATGTACATCCTGGGGGACACGTCCTATGGCAG CTGCTGCGTGGACGAGGTGGCTGCGGAGCACGTGGAGGCGGAGGCTGTGGTGCACTATGGCCCCGCGTGTCTCAGCCCCTGCAGGAAGCTGCCGGTGTTGCACGTCTTTGGCCGGCAGCCCCTGGACACGGAGCGTTGCGCGGGGGCCTTCCGGGAGCTCTACCCTGACCCCCAGAGCCACGTGGTGGTGCTGAGTGACGTGGTCTACGCCCACGCGCTAG gtgAGCTGGAGCGGCGGCTGCGCCCGGAGTACCCTCATGTCGTCTTCTCCCGCCCGGCGTGCGCCGAGGCCCCCGCCTGCCCGCCGGGCCCG GGGCTGGTGCAGCAGCACGGGCGGGTCTTCGCGCTGGAGGCGGGGCGCGGGCTGCAGGACTACGCCATGTTCTACGTGGGCGCCGAGGGCCTGGCCCTCACCAACTTCATACTGAGCTGGAACTGCTGCCCCTTCAGCTCCTTCGAGCCAGCCACGGGCCACGGCCGGCACGAGAGGCTCAGCGGCAACCGGGCGCTGCTCCGGCGCCTCTACCTGGTGGAGCGGGCCCGGGACGCCCGCGTGGTGGGCATCCTGGTGGGCACGCTGGGCGTGGCTGGCTACCTCTCCGTGCTGGAGCGCCTGCGGGACGTC CTGCACCGGGCGGGCAAGCGCAGCTACACCCTGGCCATGGGCAAGCTCAGCCCGGCCAAGCTGGCCAACTTCCTGGAGGTGGACGTCTTCGTGCTGGTGGCCTGTccccagaactccctgctggACTCCCGGGACTTCTACCGGCCCGTGGTGACGCCCTACGAGCTGGAGCTGGCCTGC AACCCGGCCCGCGAGTGGAGCAGCCGCTACGTCACAGACTTCAGGGACCTGCTGCCAG GTGGCTGCGCCCACGTCGGCTTCCCAAGC GCGGCCCCCGGGGAAGGGGACGTTCCCGACGTCTCGCTGATCACGGGGGGGCTGCGAGCGGCCGGTCTCTCCAGCAGCCCCGCCCCGGCCGCCAGCTCCGCCCTGGCCTGCAGGAACCCAGAGCACGCCCTGGCCGAGACCAGCCCGGCGG CGTCCTTCCTGGAGTCTCGCAGCTGGCGGGgcttggagcagcagctgggccagACGCCGGTGGCCAAGGCCGTGCCGGGTCGCAGGGGCGTTGCCATCGCCTACGAGGACGAGGCTTGTGGGGTGACCCTGGCACTCGGGGGGCTGCCGTGA